Genomic segment of Gasterosteus aculeatus chromosome 4, fGasAcu3.hap1.1, whole genome shotgun sequence:
CCCTAAGCGCGAGGCATTACCGATGTGAAGGGGTTTGGACTGAGTGGCTGCATTGGCCATTGGGGCTCCTGCTAGAGAAGCAGCTATAGCCAAGGCATGACCGCACTGGGAGTGATCCAAAGATAAGAGGCGAGCACATGCCGCCGCACTTCCCATGGTCCCCACCACAGTTGGAGGGTGAAATCTGGTGGTGAGaaggacaaaaggaaaatactgttacCTTTCTCTTAAGTTATGATCTCCTCAACATGGCTTATTGTGCTACACTTGCCACAGTGCCCATGGTGTCCTTGAGATGAACATAATTACATACCTCTCACGGCTCACAGACACCACTAAGGGGCTGCACATTACACTGCACTGGCCTCCTTGTAAACCAGCCTTTTTGACTCACTTCATGAGGTGCTTACCTCTTTGGGATGTTCTGGGCCTCATTAGAGAATCTCATCAATCTGCCCTGGATCTCAAGGCCGACATTGAATGCCAGCAGGAAATCCAGACCACTGGGTTTACTGTTAGCAGGCAGCATGTCACTGAGAGCTAACACAGCAGGAAGGACCGCTCCCGAGGGATGAGTGGCAGGATGCCATGTATCATCAAAGTCCATGGAGTGAGTCTGCACAgatcaaaaaatacattttatttatcatagTAAACGTGATCACGATGCTTCATGAAGCTAGTTGTGAATACTTGAGTTTTTATTTATGAATGGCACATGTCAATGCCTACTGTTTGACTTTAGTGAGCAGAGAGATAAACACACTTGTCAGATTGGGCCAATCAAATACTCAATAATATTGAGGGAGAATATGACCATTTGGACCCATCCTGGTATTTTTTGTCACCTAATTGGTTTATTAATTTGCTCTGTGAATGTTTACGGACCCGTCCCACATATTCATACTCACAGCCACTCCATTGACGAAAGCCGCAAGTATCGGGGAGAGTCTGGTGCCCCCGCGGCCATATACAGAGCTGATGTGATCAGGGGCATACATGTGCtggagggaaaaaagaaggatacttttacatgtacatatatatatatatacatctgcaCTTTACATTATATTTATGTTCCTTAAAGTTATGATGAAtatctttttcatttatatatacatatatatataattaatgttACTTCATATCACTCTTCAGTCAAAAGCTGAGTAATTTCTTTTGAAGTTATGTGTATTGCCGTCtcataaaagacagaaaaggttcaacgacgataatatttttcttttgtaattcATTCTTCCACACGTCTATTTAACTGGGTGCTAAGGTCAAGCAGCTTGGATCATGCTTGAGTAAAGACCATAAAGTTAGTTCTTCCCCCTTTGACTCACCTGGCAGTGCCGCAGCACCAGCTCAAACACGTCTGTTGTGCTCCCGATCAGACCGACTCCGATGCTGTCCAGCACCATCCTTTTGCTGCGGTGGAGCACGACGGGGGACAAGTGTTGGGGCTTTACTTCACTGATGAACTTCCCATAGCTGGCTGTGACGGTGTCCTCCGGGGCAGGGCGCTTCAAGTCTGCAGGGGGAAATTGTGAGAAATGTAGTCACCAAAGATAAGATTAGCCGTAAGTAACCATGACTAggtttaaaaatgttgtttgtaaTTCTGATTGAAACAGAAAGAGGATGAAGTTGATTGTACCTTCCACTGCAGACCGATGCAGTCCTCTGACAGCCCAAAATGGTCTTATGGTTTTCTACAGGAAAACAACCACAATATTTGTATCACTGTTAAAAGAAAGTCCCTTTTTCACATCTCAGATTCATTAGAAGTTTTTTTCTGCCTCTTTTCGTGGACACTATAATGAATATTCAGAAGCATATTCCAAAATATTATAAGAGTTATTGTACCAGGTATGATACTGGATGTATCCCCCATTTAACAAGAGCCCTGTTTAATCCTCCCGTACCATGTTCCTAACAGTACCAGCTACATAGAGATTTTATAGCTTTGTATTAAATCCTGTACTGGATGTTAAACGTTTTTAACAAAACCGGCAATGCTTTTAACTTACTCAACCctgaaaaaaatgtacaattatatAGATCCCTTTCGTAATATAATATCTATACATTTGTTATTACCTGTAATGTGGAGATCATGGCTTCAGTCAGTcgttgttcctttttttaaatgttggatTCGGCAGGTTTGCAGACAACTGGTTGTAGCAAAGATGCTGATGCTTTTCAGAATGAGAAGTTACCAGCATATAAAGTCAGTATCACGGAGGCTATCGAAACTAATCTGGGAGGGACAAGTAAGGCAGGACTTTCCGTCACacaacctgtggtgagggaaagTGACGTCACCTCGGAGGTCACAGGTGGTTTTGTGGAATTTTGATGAACTCCTCCTATGGGCAAGGAGAGCCTTTTAATGCCAAAGTGCCTTCACCGGTAAGAACAACTCGAGTTCATCTGCCAGAGTGTCCTCACCAGGTAAGACTTCATTTAATTTGCTGTATTTATCATTTCACAAAATAATGATTTCATGTCCATGTTATAAAAATTAAACTAATAATCATTGATATTATAACGCTGTTCACATGGTCAAAATGTTTATTGttagttagggttagggttatgtATGCACATGTAATATAACGGacataataaaaaacataacCTGTATTTTGGGTTGATGTCAAAAAATCTTTTAATCTGTTAATTATCAATGAAATGCTTAGTTACGCGGACATAGGCTGCTTTCCAGTTATCTGCACAGGGAAGTTGAATGCAGCTACTCCACTGTGTGTTGCTTTTCTCACTGTGTTTAACTTATTTAACTTACAGATCAAGAGTCAGGTTTCTGTCAATGTTATAGGGAGATGAGACAAACTTTGCTGTTTGAGTTTTTAGTATTCAACAATGTGTCtttacattatatttattttccttaaaGTTATAATACATTTAGTAAAGCCTTATTTTTCATCTTAAATTTCCACAATGTTCTAACAAAAGAAGGCATTAAATGTGCTAGATTTAATATTCAGACcgtaaatataataataatattttactAAGGACGATGATtctaaattcaaaataaatagtaTCAATAAATCAACCAATCATAAGACATTATTCTTAATTAGTGTTTGGATGATCTCTGCATTTGATACTGCATGATAGATATACTTGCTAATTATGGTAAGTACACTAATTACTATTGTTATATGGGAAATACTAATACATTCATGGATTTGTTTTATGATTTCAGTCGAACAGCTTTTCAATAGAGACATGATGACAACTCCAGACGGATTTCCAGCCAGTTTCTATGGCGAACCAGGAGTCTTGGGAATGTTATCTAATGGGATCAGTGCATTCCTCGTGCTTCTACAAAACTTCAGTACAGCACACACTGGTATTGCACCAGTCGGGGTGGAGAATATACTTGCAGGTAAAAGCTTTAGAAACTATGCGGTACTCATACAATAAAAAGTAAGAAAACGTCTTAATATTGTCTATTACTTGTTTTTTCATAGGTGTTCATCTCATCCTCATTGGTGGTTTATGCCAAATGGTGGCCGGATTGCTTTCCTTTAGAAAGTACGACCATCTGAGTGCCACTGCCTTCATTGGGTATGCTGCTCTTTGGAGCAGTTTTGGTGCCACCCGAATCTTCTTTGGGGCCTTAACTGTAACTCCTATAACAACGTCTATGCCACAACAGATGATGAGCAATTTGTCGCTGTCAACTAACATGTTCAGTAACATATCTGTTAACGCCACCAGTGAGATTCCAGTTTGTCATTTATGCATGTCCTTAAAAGAATCAGCCATTGCTGGTCTGGTCCCCTTCATTCTTTTGTCCTTTATCCTTGCGTTTTGCTCTGCCACAGTAAACTATATCATGCCTTTTGTTTTCGGAGCCATTACTGCCACATTAGTTTTTGAAGCAGTGGGTATGGTATCAAGTTCCTGGGCTCTCGTGGTCTCTGGGGTTCTGGAGTTGCTCATTTTGATTTTCGCCATCTACGGTTCAGCTGCACTGCTCATCAAAGGCCTGACTCAACGTCTAGCCCTCAAAGGCTTCGGTACCCCCCTCTTTAATGTTCTCCTCCTAGGGACCGGAAACTCAGGAAAGGCCCAGAACGTTGgccaagagaagaagaaaaacacaaaatatgcagAGCCCATGGCCTTGGGTTTCTTCTGTGACACAGTTGCCCCCTTCATCTTTGCTTTCTACAGCTTTGGGTACATGAAATCCTTTGGTTTAGGAGCCGCATGGATCTCAATCATCACAGTTGCCCAGCTGTTCTCCAGCTATTATGCCCATCTGCGCCAAGACTGCTACCACACAACTAAGTTTGGTCTTCATGCAACATATTGGCTGATCAAGGCTTGGGATGAGTTTGTGGTATCTGCTCTGGTTTTGGAGGACACTATTGTAATCTCGGGAAGGGCAATGATGGTGGGAGATTGGTTCTTTGTGATGGCAGGCGTGGTGCTGTGTGTGGCAGGCCTTAACACAGATGTCCTGGAGCTCATCCACAACATGCTGTTTGTCCTGCTCACAGTCTCCACAATCCCTCAGATTCCTCTCAAGGGATACTACATCTTCTTTGGTATAGCATGCTCCCTGTTCACAGCAGTCTCCCTGTATGGTACTTTTGCCCGTCTTATAAACAGCATAGCAGAGAAGTCTCTGATCCCTGCAGGACCACAGCCCATCTCTTCTGACCAGTTGAAGAAGGCTTTGAACTGCTGCAGGGCCGGAAAGGGAGACCATGAGTCTCTTCCCCGAATGGACCAGGCCTCAGACGCTCTATTCTACCTTTTAAATGGA
This window contains:
- the irg1l gene encoding immunoresponsive gene 1, like, whose amino-acid sequence is MISTLQKTIRPFWAVRGLHRSAVEDLKRPAPEDTVTASYGKFISEVKPQHLSPVVLHRSKRMVLDSIGVGLIGSTTDVFELVLRHCQHMYAPDHISSVYGRGGTRLSPILAAFVNGVATHSMDFDDTWHPATHPSGAVLPAVLALSDMLPANSKPSGLDFLLAFNVGLEIQGRLMRFSNEAQNIPKRFHPPTVVGTMGSAAACARLLSLDHSQCGHALAIAASLAGAPMANAATQSKPLHIGNASRLGLEAALLASQGLEASPLILDAVAGVAGFSAFYEDYVPQPIPSPDADGHMFLLEEQDIGFKRFPAHLGMHWVADAAASVHNLLVGVDHGTVSQAKVQEILLRVPKSKYINRPFPESEHEARHSFQFNACTALLDGEVNVQSFSPASMRRPELLALLSRVHVEHPKDNPASFNSMYGEIQVTLVGGEVLRGRCDTFYGHWRNPLSNESLRKKFRNNAGAVLPSEKVEALIDAVEEMDKREDCCALLSHLH
- the LOC120818361 gene encoding uncharacterized protein LOC120818361, with the translated sequence MMTTPDGFPASFYGEPGVLGMLSNGISAFLVLLQNFSTAHTGIAPVGVENILAGVHLILIGGLCQMVAGLLSFRKYDHLSATAFIGYAALWSSFGATRIFFGALTVTPITTSMPQQMMSNLSLSTNMFSNISVNATSEIPVCHLCMSLKESAIAGLVPFILLSFILAFCSATVNYIMPFVFGAITATLVFEAVGMVSSSWALVVSGVLELLILIFAIYGSAALLIKGLTQRLALKGFGTPLFNVLLLGTGNSGKAQNVGQEKKKNTKYAEPMALGFFCDTVAPFIFAFYSFGYMKSFGLGAAWISIITVAQLFSSYYAHLRQDCYHTTKFGLHATYWLIKAWDEFVVSALVLEDTIVISGRAMMVGDWFFVMAGVVLCVAGLNTDVLELIHNMLFVLLTVSTIPQIPLKGYYIFFGIACSLFTAVSLYGTFARLINSIAEKSLIPAGPQPISSDQLKKALNCCRAGKGDHESLPRMDQASDALFYLLNGVAAFSALTISSASTNPTFLHLTVPWVLISGGIIQAYVSRLQVTGTGRFGSVIASIYVAVWATWTWFRFAGNLLQFSRHAAYAFTAGAIALLVINAFLMLIAAYRNLVLLLLTTVMEVVLVCLLLSTLQRLPLGLEIAMLALLSAICIYGALASLVNCIFSQRVLPMGPSLIKEEAKEESAAELPCPVHYSRLTSGLLKIAGILEAGGVCGIPTDTVYALAASCKNPQAIEKIYNIKDRPAEKPICICIANVEQLVTAKPPFSPLLWEFMRNVYPGGISCIVSKGDWLLRLGVGPAYDRVGTRDSIMIRVPDHTVTCHLCDITGPLAITSANPSGEPDSTHHTMVINRLGHKIQGVLCDGDSNEVVASTVVNCLKIDEGTITIVREGCVPAVKVRQIFERVKSTMA